In the Hordeum vulgare subsp. vulgare chromosome 7H, MorexV3_pseudomolecules_assembly, whole genome shotgun sequence genome, one interval contains:
- the LOC123408935 gene encoding uncharacterized protein LOC123408935 codes for MASPFPSSQQKRRSRDIECGRQDTTRSATLVQGFFDPGLNGGRHGLLRGNPRARSFLRVRQVRELLRRSEEGHILLYRPDAERVDGRQLARLHLPPLVDHSGEQLRAGSFQGRVRRCGGRRRQAAARRGRLRWVIHVFPLLLEGKKGVWLKLPVDRSEFVPIAVKVLVVQEKYRGWVLDGVWKLPTGFIQESEEIYTRAIREVQEETGVDTSARSRKF; via the exons ATGGcctcccccttcccctcctctcaGCAAAAGAGAAGGTCGAGGGACATCGAGTGCGGACGCCAAGACACAACCAGATCCGCCACGCTCGTGCAGGGTTTCTTCGACCCGGGCCTCAATGGAGGTCGCCATGGCTTGCTCCGTGGCAACCCTCGCGCACGGTCGTTTCTCCGCGTGCGGCAGGTGAGGGAGCTGCTACGGAGGAGTGAGGAGGGCCACATCCTACTCTATCGGCCGGATGCTGAGCGGG TGGATGGGCGTCAACTGGCCCGACTCCACCTGCCACCATTGGTGGACCACTCTGGAGAACAACTTCGTGCTGGAAGCTTCCAAGGACGAGTACGGCGGTGTGGTGGTCGACGCCGACAAGCTGCCGCCCGACGAGGCCGCCTTCGCTGGGTCATTCATGTCTTCCCTCTCCTACTGGAA GGAAAGAAAGGGGTGTGGCTGAAGTTGCCAGTTGATCGTTCTGAGTTTGTTCCCATAGCAGTAAAG GTCCTAGTGGTGCAAGAGAAGTACCGCGGCTGGGTGTTGGACGGTGTGTGGAAACTTCCCACGGGGTTCATTCAGGAG TCAGAAGAAATATACACACGAGCCATCAGAGAGGTCCAGGAAGAAACTGGG GTTGACACAAGTGCTCGGAGCCGCAAGTTCTGA